In the genome of Rhodamnia argentea isolate NSW1041297 chromosome 3, ASM2092103v1, whole genome shotgun sequence, one region contains:
- the LOC115727952 gene encoding G-type lectin S-receptor-like serine/threonine-protein kinase At1g61370 — protein sequence MNAYFYSSVILFLLRALQSRAVFNIIASEPLLQNQTLLSNSQIFVLGFFTPNGSKNQYAGIWYKNMTPSKVVWVANRDQPLANTDRSTSLTIGADGNLKLLDGQQSLVWSTNVTVNSNYSVATLSDYGNFVLQDANSNEIWGSFDEPTDTVVPNMKLGLNVKTGKKVYLVSWKSENDPSSGSFVLGITPETPPQAFAWNRSTPYWRGGQWDKSTFVGIPDMDSTYMSGFTLQQDAQQGTSYFILNNYNNSFFGYIFISSVNNYNNSFFGYIFISSDGSLKQVDWDDGTDKWLTNWKAPTSRCEIYGTCGPFSVCSSLKLPICSCLKGFKPRSKEEWNRETWTGGCIREAELQCQRNTSTSAPVTVKEDIFLKMSQMKLPDSSNYLSDMADAEECQSWCLSNCSCLAYSYVSTIGCMVWSEELIDIEQFTTAGEDLFIRLAHAGLSKQKKVIISLSTIFGIILCVAAIYGLCKWRANKRGMSKTMKTPALLYSGDMTDRSEEVPNAWEEQWRQDNASELTLFSFDSILLATNNFNISNKLGQGGFGPVYKGKLKDGKEIAVKRLSSSSSQGVEEFKNEILMISKLQHRNLVRLLGCCTEGEEKILVYEYLSNKSLDAFLFHSRKKAELSWDIRFHIVQGVARGLLYLHRDSCLRVIHRDLKVSNILLNEKMDPKISDFGLARMFEGTEVLVNTHRVVGTLGYMSPEYAMGGIFSEKSDVYSFGVLLLEIVSSKKNTSLDYHGQHLNLLIYAWQLWSGGRALDLMDEAIVDAFAPPEVMRCIHVGLLCVQDHAADRPNMSHVVLMLSGESDLPQPKQPTFTFRSLTTPEIQSSQQESRWSANAITTTVLEGR from the exons ATGAATGCGTACTTTTATTCCTCGGTCATCCTCTTCCTGCTTCGAGCACTTCAAAGCAGAGCAGTTTTCAATATTATTGCATCAGAGCCACTTCTTCAGAACCAGACACTGTTGTCCAATAGTCAAATCTTCGTGCTCGGGTTCTTCACACCTAATGGATCAAAAAACCAATATGCTGGAATATGGTATAAGAACATGACTCCTTCCAAAGTTGTCTGGGTGGCCAATAGGGATCAGCCACTAGCCAATACGGATCGATCTACGAGCTTGACAATAGGCGCTGATGGAAATCTGAAGCTTCTTGATGGACAGCAAAGCCTGGTCTGGTCTACCAATGTCACTGTCAATTCAAATTATTCTGTAGCAACACTTTCGGACTATGGAAATTTTGTCCTGCAGGACGCAAATTCGAATGAAATATGGGGAAGCTTTGATGAACCTACTGATACCGTTGTCCCAAACATGAAGTTGGGACTAAATGTCAAAACAGGAAAGAAAGTATACTTGGTTTCCTGGAAAAGTGAAAATGATCCCTCATCCGGAAGCTTTGTGCTAGGAATCACGCCAGAGACACCACCTCAGGCATTCGCTTGGAACAGATCAACTCCTTATTGGAGAGGTGGGCAATGGGATAAGTCGACCTTCGTCGGGATACCTGATATGGATAGCACATACATGAGCGGCTTTACTCTTCAGCAGGATGCTCAGCAGGGAACATCATATTTCATACTTAACAATTACAACAACTCTTTCTTCGGATATATATTTATCTCATCGGTTAACAATTACAACAACTCTTTCTTCGGATATATATTTATCTCATCGGACGGATCTTTAAAGCAAGTTGATTGGGATGACGGAACTGACAAGTGGTTAACAAATTGGAAGGCACCGACCAGTCGCTGTGAAATTTATGGAACTTGCGGTCCTTTCAGTGTTTGCAGTTCATTAAAATTGCCAATATGTAGCTGCTTAAAAGGGTTTAAACCAAGGTCGAAGGAAGAATGGAACAGAGAAACCTGGACAGGAGGGTGCATCAGGGAAGCAGAATTGCAATGTCAGAGGAACACGAGCACCTCTGCTCCAGTAACAGTAAAAGAAGACATCTTCTTGAAAATGAGCCAGATGAAATTGCCCGATTCTTCTAATTATTTGTCAGACATGGCAGATGCAGAAGAATGTCAAAGTTGGTGTCTGAGTAATTGTTCCTGCTTGGCTTATTCTTACGTGTCTACTATAGGATGCATGGTTTGGAGTGAAGAGCTCATAGATATTGAACAATTCACCACAGCAGGGGAAGATCTGTTTATTCGCCTTGCACATGCAG GtttatcaaaacaaaaaaaagtcatcatcAGCCTAAGTACAATTTTTGGCATCATCTTGTGTGTAGCTGCCATATATGGTCTATGCAAGTGGAGAGCTAACAAAAGAG GGATGTCTAAGACAATGAAAACCCCAGCACTACTTTACTCAGGGGATATGACGGATAGGTCAGAAGAAGTGCCAAATGCTTGGGAAGAGCAATGGAGGCAAGATAATGCATCAGAGTTGACACTATTCAGTTTTGATAGCATATTACTTGCGACAAACAACTTTAATATAAGCAATAAACTCGGGCAGGGAGGTTTCGGCCCCGTTTATAAG GGAAAGCTGAAGGATGGGAAGGAGATAGCTGTGAAAAGGCTTTCGAGCAGCTCATCGCAAGGCGTGGAAGAGTTCAAGAATGAGATACTtatgatttctaaacttcaacACCGAAATCTGGTCAGACTCCTAGGTTGCTGCACGGAAGGAGAGGAGAAAATCTTAGTATATGAATACTTGTCGAACAAGAGCTTGGACGCCTTTCTTTTTC ATTCAAGAAAGAAGGCAGAACTGAGCTGGGACATTCGTTTCCACATCGTCCAGGGGGTTGCTAGAGGACTCTTGTACCTACATCGGGATTCTTGTCTTAGGGTTATTCATCGAGACTTAAAAGTGAGCAACATCCTCTTGAATGAAAAGATGGATCCgaaaatttctgattttgggCTGGCACGGATGTTTGAAGGCACTGAAGTCTTGGTAAATACACACAGAGTTGTTGGGACACT CGGCTACATGTCTCCTGAGTATGCCATGGGTGGAATATTTTCTGAGAAGTCTGATGTTTATAGCTTTGGAGTACTGCTCCTAGAGATTGTCAGCAGCAAAAAGAACACTAGCTTAGATTACCATGGACAACATCTCAATCTCCTCATTTAT GCATGGCAATTGTGGAGTGGCGGTAGAGCATTGGACCTAATGGATGAGGCAATTGTGGATGCCTTTGCACCACCAGAGGTGATGCGATGCATTCACGTAGGGCTTCTCTGCGTGCAGGACCATGCTGCGGATAGGCCCAACATGTCACACGTGGTTCTGATGCTAAGCGGCGAATCAGACCTTCCTCAGCCGAAACAACCTACATTTACCTTTCGAAGCTTAACAACTCCTGAAATCCAGTCATCACAACAAGAAAGTCGTTGGTCTGCAAATGCCATCACTACCACTGTCCTTGAAGGTAGATAA